A single window of Butyricicoccus intestinisimiae DNA harbors:
- a CDS encoding MarR family winged helix-turn-helix transcriptional regulator yields the protein MNDCGLHADDLGYLIKQISDKMRANADAVFRKHGLTYSQVHVLSFVQACGGSATQKEIEIYLDVSHPTIVGLVSRLEKSGFVTSHVDENNRRNKIVCVTKKAQQTRESLEIERQKTERRLEQALGQQEREQLMHLLSRLSQIL from the coding sequence ATGAACGATTGCGGTTTGCACGCGGATGATTTGGGCTATCTCATCAAGCAGATCAGTGACAAGATGCGGGCGAACGCAGACGCCGTGTTTCGCAAACATGGGCTGACCTATTCGCAAGTGCACGTGCTGAGCTTTGTGCAGGCATGCGGCGGCAGTGCGACGCAGAAAGAAATTGAAATCTACTTGGATGTGTCTCACCCGACAATCGTCGGCTTGGTATCGCGCCTGGAAAAATCCGGATTTGTGACTTCGCATGTGGATGAGAACAATCGGAGAAACAAAATTGTTTGCGTGACGAAAAAAGCTCAGCAGACGCGCGAAAGTTTGGAAATAGAGCGCCAAAAAACAGAACGGCGTCTGGAACAAGCGCTGGGACAGCAAGAGCGTGAACAGCTCATGCATTTGCTCAGCCGACTGAGTCAAATTTTGTAA
- a CDS encoding ABC transporter ATP-binding protein, producing the protein MIKMLMGSIRQYKRESLLSPLFVALEVVLECLLPLVMASMIDNMTGNSMAPIIKYGIALACMAMLSLLCGALAGKYAATASCGFAKNLRQDLFFKIQDFSFADIDTFSTSSLVTRMTTDVTNVQNAYQMIIRVAVRTPLMLIFSVIMGMSISVRISLIFLAMIPIIGGALLGIAWHVFPIFKRIFKKYDRMNESVQENIAGIRVVKSFVREDYAREKFYAQSESVRRDFTHVEKILALNAPIMMFGIYVCMLLVSLVGANIIISSHGSALTTGELSSLINYGVQILASMMMFSMVFVMCMMAAEPVQRITEVLKHESVLENPENGKKTLRDGSISFDHVSFRYSDKSKKYALSDITFDIPSGATIGIIGGTGSSKTSLIQLISRLYDTTEGSVRVGGADVREYDLESLRSEVAVVLQKNILFSGTIKENLRWGDKNASDAELERVCRLAQADEFIQQFPQKYDTYIERGGSNVSGGQKQRLCIARALLKKPKILILDDSTSAVDTKTDALIRQAFRQEIPDTTKIIIAQRISSVEDADQIFVMEDGCIVERGTHDELVARGGIYREVYDSQTKSREEA; encoded by the coding sequence ATGATAAAAATGTTAATGGGCAGCATCCGGCAGTATAAACGGGAATCCTTGCTGTCTCCGCTGTTTGTCGCGCTGGAAGTGGTTCTGGAATGTCTGCTTCCGCTCGTTATGGCAAGCATGATTGACAATATGACAGGCAACAGCATGGCGCCGATCATCAAGTATGGCATTGCACTGGCATGCATGGCAATGCTGTCGCTGCTGTGCGGTGCATTAGCCGGCAAATATGCGGCAACCGCGTCGTGCGGCTTTGCAAAAAATTTGCGGCAGGATTTGTTTTTCAAAATTCAAGATTTTTCCTTCGCGGATATTGATACATTTTCCACGTCTTCCTTGGTGACGCGTATGACCACGGACGTCACCAATGTACAAAATGCCTATCAAATGATTATCCGTGTGGCAGTCAGAACGCCGCTTATGCTGATTTTCTCGGTCATCATGGGCATGTCCATCAGTGTGCGCATCTCGCTGATTTTTCTGGCGATGATTCCGATTATCGGCGGCGCACTGCTCGGCATCGCATGGCATGTGTTTCCGATTTTCAAACGGATTTTTAAGAAATATGACCGCATGAATGAGTCGGTACAGGAAAATATCGCGGGCATTCGTGTGGTAAAATCCTTTGTTCGAGAGGATTACGCACGAGAAAAATTTTATGCACAGTCGGAATCCGTGCGCCGTGATTTTACACACGTAGAAAAGATTCTGGCACTCAACGCGCCGATTATGATGTTTGGTATTTATGTTTGCATGCTGCTCGTCAGCTTGGTTGGCGCCAATATCATTATTTCCTCGCACGGCAGCGCACTGACAACCGGCGAACTCTCCTCGCTCATCAACTATGGCGTTCAGATTCTGGCATCCATGATGATGTTCTCGATGGTATTTGTCATGTGCATGATGGCGGCAGAACCGGTTCAGCGTATCACCGAAGTGCTCAAACATGAAAGTGTATTGGAAAATCCGGAAAACGGCAAAAAGACCCTGCGCGACGGCAGCATTTCCTTCGATCACGTGTCCTTCCGCTATTCGGACAAAAGCAAAAAATATGCACTGTCCGATATTACATTTGATATTCCATCCGGTGCAACCATCGGTATTATCGGCGGCACCGGCTCGTCCAAGACATCGCTGATTCAGCTGATTTCCCGTTTGTATGACACCACGGAGGGCAGCGTCCGCGTCGGCGGCGCGGATGTGCGCGAATACGATTTGGAGTCGCTGCGCAGTGAAGTTGCTGTGGTGCTGCAGAAAAATATCCTGTTTTCCGGCACCATCAAAGAAAACCTGCGCTGGGGCGATAAAAACGCCAGCGATGCAGAGCTGGAACGCGTATGCCGCTTGGCACAGGCGGATGAATTTATTCAGCAGTTCCCGCAGAAATATGACACGTATATTGAACGCGGTGGCAGCAACGTTTCCGGCGGTCAGAAACAGCGGCTGTGCATTGCCCGTGCGCTGCTCAAAAAGCCAAAGATTTTGATTCTGGATGACTCGACTTCCGCTGTCGATACCAAGACCGATGCGCTGATTCGGCAGGCGTTCCGGCAGGAAATTCCGGACACTACCAAGATTATCATTGCACAGCGCATCTCGTCGGTAGAGGACGCAGACCAGATTTTCGTAATGGAGGACGGCTGCATTGTCGAGCGGGGCACGCATGATGAACTGGTGGCACGCGGCGGCATTTACCGTGAAGTGTACGATTCCCAGACCAAGAGCAGAGAGGAGGCATAA
- a CDS encoding DMT family transporter, which translates to MDKATHSHLIKGYIITICGGLGWAIGGACGQILFRDCGVDADWLVPIRMFLAGLMVLAIAKLCGKPIGAVWRDKASIFPLLVFALIGTAMCQYSYYAAIQYTNVAFATVMTYMSPIVILLFVLVHSRRLPKLYELTSVILVAVGATLCATHGDLSALAVPPIGLAWGLISAVCFAFYTLCPRRLMQKFDVMSIVGWGMTIGGGMMLLIFRPWTRQGVQYNVKLFVLMAVVIVFGTILAFNLYQTGCSIVGSMVGGVLSSVEPVASVIISAFLLHTSFVVQDFAGFALILITIPIMTLGDYREVRAQGK; encoded by the coding sequence ATGGATAAAGCAACACATTCGCACTTGATAAAGGGGTATATCATTACAATTTGCGGCGGACTGGGCTGGGCGATAGGAGGTGCCTGCGGACAGATTTTATTCCGCGACTGCGGTGTTGATGCGGATTGGCTTGTGCCGATTCGCATGTTTTTGGCGGGCCTTATGGTGCTGGCGATTGCCAAGCTGTGCGGCAAGCCAATCGGTGCGGTTTGGCGGGATAAGGCTTCTATTTTTCCGCTGCTGGTATTTGCATTGATTGGCACGGCAATGTGCCAATACAGCTATTACGCGGCGATTCAGTACACCAATGTCGCGTTTGCAACGGTCATGACGTACATGAGTCCGATTGTGATTTTGCTTTTCGTGCTTGTGCACAGTCGGAGACTGCCCAAGCTGTATGAATTGACCAGCGTGATTTTGGTCGCTGTCGGTGCAACACTGTGTGCGACGCACGGCGATTTGTCGGCGCTGGCCGTGCCGCCGATTGGTCTGGCGTGGGGACTCATCAGCGCGGTCTGCTTTGCATTTTATACGCTGTGTCCGCGCCGCCTAATGCAGAAATTTGACGTCATGAGTATTGTCGGCTGGGGTATGACGATTGGCGGCGGTATGATGCTGCTGATTTTCCGCCCATGGACAAGGCAGGGGGTACAGTACAATGTAAAACTGTTTGTGCTCATGGCGGTTGTGATTGTATTCGGCACAATCCTCGCATTTAATTTGTATCAGACCGGCTGCAGCATTGTCGGCAGTATGGTGGGCGGCGTGCTGTCCTCCGTAGAACCGGTGGCATCCGTGATTATCTCCGCGTTTTTGCTGCATACGAGCTTTGTTGTGCAGGATTTTGCAGGCTTTGCGCTGATTCTTATCACGATTCCGATTATGACACTCGGAGACTATCGGGAAGTTCGGGCACAAGGCAAATAA
- a CDS encoding ABC transporter ATP-binding protein, translated as MANHAKKNKRPAAKKGTFGRLFRYLFDHYGMRLIVVMLCIIVSAVASVIATVFLQRLIDECIVPGISSGMGAVQNLLVHILLTMAVFYVLGVLAAFTYNRIMATVTQGTLKHLRDDMFHGMETLPIPYFDTHPHGDIMSTYTNDTDAIRMLIGQSLPMLTQSVLSVLAMLGMMLYFSVWMTILVLVFIGVMLTISKKFGGASAKYMMAQQRSLATEEGFVEEIMSGQKVVQVFCHEEESKRDFVKLNEKLFHDGEKANQYGNVLMPILNNLGNLMYVLLAVLGGTLVILHAPNISLTGVDTMTLGIIISFLSMTRQLSQTIGQASMQVSMVAMGLAGAGRVFELIDQKAEEDHGYVHLVNAKKDADGNIIECEKPTGMWAWKHPHSADGTVSYRELTGDVRLEHVNFGYTPDKTVLHDVTLYAKPGQKIAFVGATGAGKTTITNLINRFYDIQDGKIRYDGINIEKICKPDLRRSLGVVLQDVNLFTGTVMDNIRYGRLDATDEECIAAAKLANADSFITRLPDGYQTMLTGNGAQLSQGQRQLISIARAAVADPPVMILDEATSSIDTRTEALVQAGMDNLMKGRTVFVIAHRLSTVRNSEAIMVLDHGRIIERGTHDQLIEQKGVYYQLYTGAFELE; from the coding sequence ATGGCAAACCATGCAAAGAAAAACAAACGACCTGCTGCAAAAAAGGGAACGTTTGGCAGACTGTTCCGGTACCTGTTTGATCACTATGGGATGCGGTTGATTGTCGTCATGCTGTGCATTATCGTCAGTGCCGTGGCTTCTGTCATTGCAACGGTTTTTTTACAGCGATTGATTGATGAATGCATTGTACCGGGTATTTCTTCGGGCATGGGAGCGGTACAAAATCTGCTTGTCCATATTCTGCTCACGATGGCTGTATTTTATGTGCTCGGCGTGCTTGCGGCATTTACATATAACCGCATCATGGCGACGGTCACACAGGGCACGCTCAAGCATCTTCGCGATGACATGTTTCATGGCATGGAAACACTGCCAATTCCGTATTTTGACACGCATCCGCACGGTGACATCATGAGTACCTACACCAATGATACCGATGCGATTCGTATGCTGATCGGCCAGAGCCTGCCGATGCTCACGCAGTCGGTGCTGTCGGTTCTCGCCATGCTTGGCATGATGCTGTACTTCAGTGTGTGGATGACCATTCTCGTTTTGGTATTTATCGGTGTCATGCTGACAATTTCCAAAAAGTTCGGCGGTGCCAGCGCCAAATATATGATGGCACAGCAGCGTTCTCTGGCGACAGAGGAGGGCTTTGTCGAGGAAATTATGAGCGGTCAGAAGGTTGTACAGGTGTTCTGCCATGAGGAAGAGAGCAAGCGGGACTTTGTCAAGCTCAATGAAAAGCTGTTTCATGACGGCGAAAAGGCAAACCAGTACGGCAATGTGCTCATGCCGATTTTGAACAATCTGGGCAATTTGATGTACGTACTGCTCGCCGTGCTCGGCGGCACGCTGGTGATTCTGCATGCGCCGAACATCAGCTTGACCGGTGTAGATACCATGACACTGGGCATTATCATTTCATTCCTCAGCATGACTCGTCAGCTGTCGCAGACCATTGGTCAGGCATCCATGCAGGTGTCTATGGTTGCCATGGGCTTGGCAGGTGCAGGCCGTGTGTTTGAGCTCATTGATCAAAAGGCAGAAGAAGATCACGGCTATGTGCATCTGGTCAACGCAAAGAAGGATGCAGACGGCAATATCATCGAGTGCGAGAAGCCGACCGGCATGTGGGCGTGGAAACACCCGCACAGTGCGGACGGAACGGTTTCGTATCGAGAGCTGACGGGCGATGTGCGTCTGGAACATGTCAATTTTGGCTACACGCCGGATAAGACCGTCCTGCATGATGTCACGCTGTATGCAAAGCCGGGACAGAAGATTGCATTTGTCGGCGCGACCGGCGCAGGTAAGACAACCATTACCAACCTGATTAACCGGTTCTATGACATTCAGGACGGTAAGATTCGCTATGACGGCATCAACATCGAAAAGATTTGCAAGCCGGATTTACGCCGTTCGCTCGGCGTAGTGCTGCAGGACGTCAATTTGTTTACCGGAACCGTGATGGACAACATTCGTTACGGCAGATTGGACGCAACAGATGAGGAGTGTATCGCTGCCGCCAAGCTGGCAAATGCGGACAGCTTTATCACGCGTCTGCCGGACGGCTATCAGACAATGCTGACCGGCAACGGCGCGCAGTTGTCGCAGGGACAGCGCCAGCTGATTTCCATTGCGCGTGCCGCTGTGGCGGACCCTCCGGTTATGATTCTGGATGAGGCGACTTCGTCCATCGACACGCGAACCGAGGCTCTGGTACAGGCGGGTATGGATAATCTGATGAAGGGCAGAACGGTATTCGTCATTGCACATCGGTTGTCTACCGTCCGCAACAGTGAAGCGATTATGGTACTGGATCACGGCCGCATCATTGAGCGTGGCACCCATGACCAGCTCATCGAGCAAAAGGGCGTGTATTATCAGCTGTACACCGGCGCGTTTGAACTGGAATAA
- a CDS encoding phosphopentomutase has translation MKKYRRIFVVVLDSLGAGAMDDAAQYGDAGTDTLGHISASVERFTIPNLQKLGLANLHPLKQVAPVEHPLARYTTLREASCAKDTMTGHWEMMGLRTTVPFKTFTDTGFPPELIAELERQTGHKCIGNKSASGTVILDELGEEEIATGHMIVYTSADSVLQICGNEETFDLQELYRCCEIARKITMRDEWKVGRVIARPYVGKKRGEFVRTSNRHDYAVKPTGRTALNVLKDAGFDVISIGKINDIFVGEGITEAQKSKSSVHGMEQTIAMTQRDFTGLCFVNLVDFDALWGHRRNPVGYAQEIERFDKKLGELLPLLRKEDLLILTADHGNDPTHTGTDHTRERVPFLAHSPSMQEGRRLKEKPTFAVIGASVLDNFDLTMPENTIGTSILPELI, from the coding sequence ATGAAAAAATATCGTCGCATTTTTGTCGTTGTATTGGATTCGCTCGGAGCGGGAGCGATGGATGACGCTGCGCAGTATGGTGATGCCGGAACAGACACTTTGGGACATATTTCGGCATCCGTTGAGCGATTTACCATTCCAAATTTGCAAAAACTGGGTCTTGCGAATCTGCATCCGCTCAAGCAGGTTGCGCCGGTCGAGCATCCGCTCGCGCGGTATACGACCCTGCGGGAAGCGAGCTGTGCCAAGGACACGATGACGGGACATTGGGAAATGATGGGCTTGCGCACGACGGTTCCGTTTAAAACATTTACGGACACCGGTTTTCCGCCGGAGCTGATTGCAGAATTGGAAAGACAGACAGGGCATAAGTGCATTGGCAATAAGAGCGCAAGCGGCACGGTTATTTTGGACGAGCTGGGCGAGGAAGAAATTGCCACAGGGCATATGATTGTGTATACCTCTGCGGATTCTGTGCTGCAAATCTGCGGCAATGAGGAGACCTTTGATTTGCAGGAGCTGTATCGCTGCTGTGAGATTGCGCGAAAAATTACGATGCGTGACGAGTGGAAAGTTGGACGTGTCATTGCGCGTCCGTATGTCGGCAAAAAGCGCGGCGAATTTGTGCGCACAAGCAATCGGCACGATTATGCCGTCAAACCCACCGGACGCACAGCGCTCAATGTCCTGAAGGATGCCGGATTTGATGTAATTTCCATTGGAAAAATCAACGATATTTTCGTTGGAGAAGGCATCACCGAAGCGCAGAAGTCTAAAAGCTCCGTGCACGGTATGGAGCAAACCATTGCGATGACGCAGCGCGACTTCACAGGTTTGTGCTTTGTCAATCTTGTAGATTTTGACGCACTGTGGGGACATCGGAGAAATCCCGTTGGCTATGCGCAGGAAATAGAACGGTTTGACAAGAAATTGGGCGAGCTGCTGCCATTGCTGCGCAAGGAAGATTTGCTGATTTTGACTGCGGATCATGGAAATGACCCGACGCACACCGGTACGGATCATACGCGGGAGCGCGTGCCATTTCTCGCACATTCTCCATCCATGCAGGAGGGGAGAAGGCTGAAAGAAAAGCCCACGTTCGCCGTAATCGGCGCATCTGTTTTGGACAATTTTGACCTTACTATGCCGGAAAATACAATTGGCACTTCGATTTTGCCGGAACTCATTTGA
- a CDS encoding M14 family zinc carboxypeptidase, producing MKTKRTWTACIALSLSVLCGSVPVYATEPAQESIAQQDVQIQAPAQVQAAALETGGVQLTWDAVPDASGYRIYRRNQDAWELLHIVKKAEKTSYIDKTTVMQTEYTYMLRAYTQTNGTIKLGAASQEVTATTVAVLGTPVMRAATSNDPNSLTISWNAVGGATGYEVFRKAEGEQDWSRMAETSGLYATSYVDHSVVCGKAYSYTVRACCEKNGNRLYGTYDPQGIVGRAVPEAPTLTASSNSSTSVSLSWTKVSGANGYHIYRKTDANGTWTYVNSVGENNTGYQDSGLTAGKRYYYAVAAYCTLPDGSQYIGDLSAAVSVVPKLAAPSLKSVAMGKKGLVFQWNTVSEANGYIIYRKADGGSWSQIATVGSGVTSYEDSGSLKDGGAYVYTAAAKMASGEAGLYNTNGLRGVYYSYQAAINSGTLPDNIALPNVRKETFGTSAEGRALNAYTVGTGAKHMVLNFAIHGWEDNWNRDGYELVRVSVQLLEKLSANASTVTNRGWSVTVVPYVNPDGIVSGTTNNGPGRCSTYRYNTSDSLVKGGVDMNRCFPTGFKQYTSARNYTGPNPLMAKEARALKSLIDNKKGSSTNVYMDVHGWTQQILTNTSGSGFVYATMHQYFPNNSAGGLGGGYVTRYAKEKGYSACLFEFPRNVTSHSVMVNKGYHTKFVNAIWSMITNH from the coding sequence ATGAAAACAAAGAGAACATGGACGGCGTGCATCGCACTGTCTCTGTCCGTCCTGTGCGGTTCTGTGCCTGTGTATGCGACAGAACCGGCACAGGAGAGCATCGCTCAGCAGGATGTACAGATACAGGCGCCGGCACAGGTGCAGGCAGCCGCATTGGAGACCGGCGGAGTGCAGCTGACATGGGACGCTGTGCCGGATGCAAGCGGTTATCGCATTTATCGTCGAAATCAGGATGCATGGGAGCTGCTGCACATTGTCAAAAAGGCAGAAAAAACCAGCTACATCGACAAAACAACGGTCATGCAGACGGAATACACGTATATGCTTCGCGCGTATACACAGACAAACGGGACGATAAAACTGGGAGCTGCCAGCCAAGAAGTGACAGCGACAACGGTCGCTGTACTTGGAACACCGGTTATGCGGGCAGCCACATCCAACGATCCAAACAGTCTGACGATTTCTTGGAATGCCGTGGGCGGCGCAACCGGCTATGAGGTATTTCGCAAGGCGGAAGGAGAGCAGGACTGGAGCCGTATGGCGGAAACATCCGGTCTGTATGCGACCAGTTATGTAGATCATTCTGTGGTGTGCGGAAAGGCGTACTCATACACGGTGCGCGCATGCTGCGAGAAAAACGGAAACCGCCTCTATGGCACATATGATCCGCAGGGCATTGTTGGGCGAGCTGTTCCGGAGGCACCGACGCTCACGGCATCCAGCAATTCCTCTACCAGCGTTTCTTTGTCATGGACAAAGGTGTCCGGCGCAAATGGCTATCATATTTATCGAAAGACAGATGCCAATGGCACGTGGACATATGTCAATTCCGTCGGGGAGAACAATACCGGCTATCAGGACTCCGGTTTGACGGCGGGCAAGCGATACTATTACGCGGTTGCGGCCTATTGTACGCTGCCGGATGGTTCTCAGTACATCGGAGACCTCAGTGCAGCGGTCAGCGTGGTTCCCAAACTGGCGGCGCCGAGCCTGAAAAGCGTAGCTATGGGCAAAAAGGGACTGGTGTTCCAGTGGAATACCGTGTCCGAAGCCAATGGCTATATTATTTATCGCAAAGCGGATGGCGGCAGCTGGAGTCAGATTGCAACGGTTGGTTCTGGCGTGACATCCTATGAGGACAGCGGCAGCCTCAAGGACGGCGGCGCGTATGTCTATACCGCGGCGGCAAAGATGGCTTCGGGAGAAGCTGGATTGTACAATACAAATGGCCTGCGCGGTGTGTATTACAGCTATCAGGCGGCGATAAACTCCGGAACTCTGCCGGACAATATCGCTCTGCCAAACGTGCGCAAAGAGACCTTCGGAACAAGTGCAGAAGGACGGGCACTCAATGCGTATACCGTCGGCACGGGCGCAAAGCATATGGTTCTGAACTTTGCCATCCATGGCTGGGAAGATAATTGGAATCGAGACGGCTATGAATTGGTACGGGTTTCCGTGCAGCTGCTGGAAAAGCTGTCCGCCAATGCTTCGACGGTTACCAATCGCGGATGGTCTGTGACTGTGGTTCCATATGTCAATCCGGACGGCATTGTCAGCGGCACGACAAACAATGGTCCAGGCCGATGCAGCACCTACCGCTATAATACGTCGGATTCTCTCGTCAAGGGCGGCGTGGATATGAACCGCTGTTTCCCGACCGGATTTAAGCAGTACACCAGTGCGCGCAATTATACCGGTCCAAATCCGCTCATGGCGAAGGAAGCGCGCGCATTGAAATCTCTGATTGACAACAAAAAGGGCTCGTCGACCAACGTATATATGGACGTTCACGGTTGGACACAGCAGATTTTAACCAACACCAGCGGTTCCGGTTTTGTATATGCAACGATGCATCAATATTTTCCGAACAATTCGGCGGGCGGCCTTGGCGGAGGCTATGTCACGCGTTACGCGAAGGAAAAAGGCTATAGCGCTTGCCTGTTTGAGTTCCCGCGCAATGTCACTTCGCACAGTGTCATGGTAAACAAGGGATATCATACGAAATTTGTCAATGCGATTTGGAGCATGATTACCAATCATTGA
- a CDS encoding phosphoribosyltransferase has product MSSFESRIVKFPSKKYGSVVPMKAIPGHFVTNHSHINYYIDLTTMKSRLSEVKQCAHVLAQQYAHIPVPIDTIVCLDGTEIIGAFMASELESAGHTIHNAHQSIYVITPERTANSQLFFRENVEPMVRGKNVILLLASVTTGISIRRGIECMGYYGGLIRGVATLFSAVGQMDGIAVNTIFTKEDIHGYASYDRTTCPFCQKNVPVEAIVNSFGYSKL; this is encoded by the coding sequence ATGAGTTCATTTGAATCCAGAATTGTGAAGTTTCCATCCAAAAAATATGGATCGGTTGTTCCGATGAAAGCAATCCCGGGGCATTTCGTCACCAATCACTCGCACATCAACTACTACATTGATCTGACAACCATGAAATCACGTCTGAGCGAGGTGAAGCAGTGCGCACATGTACTTGCCCAGCAGTACGCACACATACCGGTTCCGATTGACACCATTGTTTGTCTGGACGGCACGGAAATCATCGGCGCATTCATGGCATCCGAGCTGGAAAGCGCCGGCCACACCATCCATAACGCCCATCAATCCATCTACGTCATCACGCCGGAGCGCACAGCAAACAGTCAGCTGTTCTTCCGCGAAAATGTCGAACCGATGGTACGCGGCAAAAACGTGATTCTGCTTCTGGCATCGGTAACAACCGGTATCAGCATCCGCCGCGGCATCGAGTGCATGGGATACTATGGCGGTCTTATCCGCGGCGTTGCCACCCTGTTCAGCGCTGTCGGTCAGATGGACGGCATTGCTGTCAATACCATTTTCACCAAGGAGGATATTCACGGATACGCTTCGTATGACCGCACTACCTGCCCGTTCTGTCAGAAAAACGTTCCGGTTGAAGCCATTGTCAATTCGTTTGGCTACTCAAAGTTATAA
- a CDS encoding NUDIX hydrolase: protein MEKPNITKETTETLLETKFLKVFDLQYAPGKHYFDATRRSKENLVALQSEELCKTMLPDAVTCIVVLQEADKEAKLLLTYEFRYPTGQFLLSPPAGLIDPQDKQTEQPLLETAAREIQEETGLTIEEHDSMHVVNPCLFSSTGMTDESNALVCAVLHPEDLSHLTQAGAVGSECFDGFVLLSKAEAQEILRQGRDAHGMFYSVYTWAALLYFVSDLWEQ, encoded by the coding sequence ATGGAAAAACCGAATATTACAAAAGAGACCACGGAGACATTGCTGGAAACCAAGTTTTTGAAGGTGTTTGACTTGCAATATGCGCCGGGAAAACACTACTTTGACGCGACGCGCCGCAGCAAAGAAAATCTGGTTGCTCTGCAGTCGGAAGAACTGTGCAAGACCATGCTGCCGGACGCTGTGACCTGCATTGTCGTGCTGCAAGAGGCGGACAAAGAGGCGAAGCTGCTGCTGACATACGAATTTCGTTATCCGACCGGTCAATTTTTGCTCAGTCCGCCCGCAGGTCTGATAGACCCGCAGGACAAGCAGACCGAACAGCCTCTTTTGGAGACGGCCGCGCGGGAGATTCAGGAGGAGACCGGATTGACGATAGAGGAACATGACAGCATGCATGTTGTAAATCCGTGTCTGTTCAGCTCGACGGGCATGACGGACGAGAGCAACGCGCTGGTGTGCGCTGTGCTGCATCCGGAGGATTTATCGCATCTGACGCAGGCGGGTGCGGTTGGCTCCGAGTGTTTTGACGGATTTGTGCTGTTGAGCAAGGCGGAAGCACAAGAAATTCTGCGACAGGGACGCGACGCGCATGGCATGTTTTATTCTGTCTATACGTGGGCGGCTCTGCTGTACTTTGTCTCGGATTTGTGGGAACAATAA